A region from the Nocardioides exalbidus genome encodes:
- a CDS encoding UvrD-helicase domain-containing protein — translation MLEALDPEQRQVAEALRGPVRVLAGAGTGKTRAVTHRIAHGVAEGVYAPTEVLALSFTTRAAGEMRERLRALGAPGVQARTFHSAALRQLRFFWPRVHQRELPELTDSKLGMVALAARRQRLGVDQATLRDLASEIEWAKVSNVSPETYAAIARQRGRQVSGIDPEVVARAFDGYEEVKRGQGRMDMEDVLLLGAGLLADNEAVAAQVRRQYKWFVVDEFQDVSPLQHALLDLWLGGRDELCVVGDPAQTIYSFAGADARYLREFTQRHPSATSVELVRNYRSTPEVVAAANTLLAGTASKGVDLVAQRPSGARITYREAADEVAEADAVADRVAALRAQGTPASRMAVLLRINAQSERFEEALAARGLPYVVRGAARFFDRAEVRQAITLVRGAARGGEATGPVAEAVVAVLSQMGHSTEPPEGRGEVRNRWESLQALVDLAADFGRERPESTVGDFVDDLDRRASEQHAPVADAVTLATIHSAKGLEWDAVFVAGMHEKMMPISQAQTPAEVEEERRLLYVAMTRARDELTVSWATAREPGGRSNRGSSPFLATLLDGAPGVSATHKERTRRNRAAMHCRECGKPLSDARQKKTGRCADCPASYDEALFEKLREWRLARASEDSVPAFVVFTDATLQLIAEHVPSDERGLRAISGVGPSKIAKYGDEVLALVASQGSSKAS, via the coding sequence TTGCTCGAAGCGCTCGATCCCGAGCAGCGCCAGGTCGCCGAGGCGCTCCGCGGACCGGTGCGGGTGCTGGCCGGCGCGGGCACCGGCAAGACCCGTGCGGTCACGCATCGCATCGCCCACGGCGTGGCCGAGGGGGTCTACGCGCCCACCGAGGTGCTGGCGCTGTCCTTCACCACGCGTGCCGCGGGTGAGATGCGCGAGCGGCTCCGGGCCCTCGGCGCCCCCGGCGTGCAGGCGCGCACGTTCCACTCCGCGGCGCTGCGCCAGCTGCGGTTCTTCTGGCCACGGGTGCACCAGCGCGAGCTCCCCGAGCTCACCGACTCCAAGCTCGGCATGGTCGCCCTGGCGGCCCGACGCCAGCGCCTCGGCGTCGACCAGGCCACGCTGCGCGACCTCGCCAGCGAGATCGAGTGGGCCAAGGTCTCCAACGTCAGCCCGGAGACCTATGCCGCCATCGCCCGGCAGCGCGGCCGCCAGGTCTCGGGCATCGATCCCGAGGTGGTCGCCCGCGCCTTCGACGGCTACGAGGAGGTCAAGCGCGGCCAGGGCCGCATGGACATGGAGGACGTCCTCCTCCTCGGCGCCGGCCTGCTGGCCGACAACGAGGCGGTCGCCGCCCAGGTCCGCCGGCAGTACAAGTGGTTCGTCGTCGACGAGTTCCAGGACGTCTCACCGCTCCAGCACGCGCTGCTCGACCTGTGGCTCGGCGGCCGCGACGAGCTCTGCGTCGTCGGCGACCCCGCCCAGACGATCTACTCCTTCGCCGGCGCCGACGCGCGTTACCTCCGCGAGTTCACCCAGCGCCACCCGTCCGCGACGAGCGTCGAGCTGGTCCGCAACTACCGCTCCACGCCCGAGGTCGTGGCGGCTGCCAACACGCTCCTCGCCGGCACGGCCAGCAAGGGCGTCGACCTCGTGGCGCAGCGACCGTCCGGTGCCCGCATCACCTACCGCGAGGCGGCCGACGAGGTCGCCGAGGCCGACGCCGTCGCCGACCGCGTGGCCGCGCTGCGCGCGCAGGGCACGCCGGCCAGCCGGATGGCGGTGCTGCTGCGCATCAACGCCCAGTCGGAGCGCTTCGAGGAGGCCCTCGCCGCCCGTGGGCTGCCCTATGTCGTACGCGGTGCCGCCCGGTTCTTCGACCGGGCCGAGGTGCGGCAGGCGATCACCCTCGTCCGTGGTGCTGCCCGCGGGGGTGAGGCGACCGGACCCGTCGCGGAGGCCGTGGTGGCGGTCCTGTCCCAGATGGGTCACTCGACCGAGCCGCCCGAGGGCAGGGGAGAGGTCCGCAACCGCTGGGAGTCGCTCCAGGCGCTGGTCGACCTGGCTGCCGACTTCGGCCGCGAGCGGCCCGAGTCGACCGTGGGCGACTTCGTCGACGACCTCGACCGCCGGGCCAGCGAGCAGCACGCACCGGTGGCCGACGCGGTCACCCTCGCGACCATCCACTCGGCCAAGGGCCTCGAGTGGGACGCCGTCTTCGTGGCCGGCATGCACGAGAAGATGATGCCGATCTCGCAGGCGCAGACCCCGGCGGAGGTCGAGGAGGAGCGCCGGCTGCTCTACGTCGCGATGACCCGTGCCCGCGACGAGCTGACCGTCTCGTGGGCCACCGCCCGCGAGCCCGGCGGTCGCTCCAACCGCGGCAGCTCGCCGTTCCTGGCCACCCTGCTCGACGGCGCCCCCGGCGTCTCCGCGACCCACAAGGAGCGGACCAGGCGCAACCGGGCGGCCATGCACTGCCGCGAGTGCGGCAAGCCCCTGTCCGACGCTCGCCAGAAGAAGACCGGCCGGTGCGCCGACTGCCCGGCGTCCTACGACGAGGCACTGTTCGAGAAGCTCCGCGAGTGGCGCCTGGCCCGCGCGTCCGAGGACAGCGTGCCGGCCTTCGTGGTGTTCACCGACGCCACGCTCCAGCTCATCGCCGAGCACGTCCCCTCCGACGAGCGCGGGCTGCGGGCGATCAGCGGTGTCGGTCCGAGCAAGATCGCGAAGTACGGCGACGAGGTGCTCGCGCTGGTGGCGTCCCAGGGTTCCAGCAAGGCCTCCTGA
- a CDS encoding WhiB family transcriptional regulator, with the protein MTISVLDRKRAADELDPQAPLGALHDAAAEVDEELLPCRVNDAELWFAESPADVEHAKALCIDCPVRTLCLDGALERREPWGVWGGELFLQGVVIPRKRPRGRPRKSEQTIQVA; encoded by the coding sequence ATGACCATCAGCGTTCTCGACCGCAAGCGAGCTGCCGACGAGCTGGACCCCCAGGCCCCCCTGGGCGCCCTGCACGACGCAGCTGCCGAGGTGGATGAGGAGCTGCTGCCCTGCCGCGTCAACGACGCCGAGCTCTGGTTTGCCGAGTCCCCCGCGGACGTGGAGCACGCCAAGGCGCTCTGCATCGACTGCCCGGTGCGCACGCTGTGCCTGGACGGAGCCCTCGAGCGGCGCGAGCCGTGGGGCGTCTGGGGAGGCGAGCTCTTCCTCCAGGGCGTGGTGATCCCGCGCAAGCGGCCGCGAGGCCGGCCCCGCAAGTCCGAGCAGACCATCCAGGTCGCCTAG
- a CDS encoding mycoredoxin, which produces MTFTMFSTPWCGYCHRLKSQLDREGIEFTIIDIEAEPEHAFTVEQANGGNQTVPTLLFTDGSTLTNPSVAQVKEKLAALS; this is translated from the coding sequence ATGACCTTCACCATGTTCAGCACCCCGTGGTGCGGCTACTGCCACCGCCTCAAGAGCCAGCTCGACCGCGAGGGCATCGAGTTCACGATCATCGACATCGAGGCCGAGCCCGAGCACGCGTTCACCGTCGAGCAGGCCAACGGCGGCAACCAGACGGTGCCGACGCTGCTCTTCACCGACGGCAGCACGCTCACGAACCCCTCCGTGGCGCAGGTCAAGGAGAAGCTGGCCGCCCTGTCGTGA